Proteins co-encoded in one Rattus rattus isolate New Zealand chromosome 5, Rrattus_CSIRO_v1, whole genome shotgun sequence genomic window:
- the LOC116899954 gene encoding LOW QUALITY PROTEIN: ATP synthase F(0) complex subunit C2, mitochondrial-like (The sequence of the model RefSeq protein was modified relative to this genomic sequence to represent the inferred CDS: deleted 1 base in 1 codon): MYACFKFSSTRSLIRSTSQLLSRRLSVHPLSAVELKRPRMLTDKGLSSLEVPQPLTSLIPSHSFQTSAISRDIDTTAKLIGARTATVGVAGSGAAIGTVLGSLITGGARNPPLKQQVFYTILGFAHSEATGLFSLMVPFLIVFAMWGSCLHSTHKSSVSCLPCMVLFLCLPKKSGESGWLRA, translated from the exons ATGTATGCCTGCTTCAAGTTCTCCTCTACCCGCTCCCTGATCAGGAGCACCTCTCAGCTGCTGAGtcgt cgtctgtccgtccatccgcTGTCTGCAGTGGAGTTGAAGCGACCACGGATGCTAACAGATAAGGGCCTCAGCAGCTTGGAGGTCCCGCAGCCTCTGACCTCACTTATCCCTAGCCACAGCTTCCAAACCAGCGCCATTTCAAGGGACATCGACACCACTGCCAAGCTCATTGGAGCCAGGACTGCTACAGTCGGGGTGGCTGGTTCTGGGGCAGCGATTGGGACTGTTTTGGGAAGTCTCATCACTGGCGGTGCCAGGAACCCTCCTCTGAAGCAACAAGTCTTCTACACGATTCTGGGCTTTGCCCACTCAGAGGCCACAGGGCTCTTTAGCCTAATGGTGCCCTTTCTCATCGTCTTCGCCATGTGGGGCAGCTGTCTCCATTCCACCCACAAGTCTTCCGTGTCTTGTCTGCCCTGTATGGTCCTTTTCCTGTGCCTCCCCAAGAAGTCTGGGGAAAGTGGTTGGCTCAGGGcttga